A single Calidifontibacter indicus DNA region contains:
- a CDS encoding glycosyltransferase family 2 protein: MTKVAVLTIVHGRHDHLAAMLDGCARSLCAPDLVVVVAMDDPAVETQVRHAPLPTRVRRIERAPGGLPLAAARNLAARTALEQGSDVLVFLDVDCIPGPSLIGRYRDVVEAETAQQPVVVAGEVGYLPPTTWGYRPEELAQLGRPHPARPVLTVDEVRVADDLDLFWSLSFAMSARSWRTVGGFDEQYVGYGGEDTDFAMRIGAAGGSMVWAGGATAYHQHHPSENPPVGHLHDIVRNAHIFRRSWGRWPMVGWLEEFARRGLVRFDGDTLEELRVTQPGAAATGNREP; this comes from the coding sequence ATGACGAAGGTGGCGGTGCTCACGATCGTGCACGGCCGACACGATCACCTCGCCGCGATGCTCGACGGGTGCGCGCGGTCGCTGTGCGCACCCGACCTCGTGGTCGTCGTGGCGATGGACGACCCCGCGGTCGAGACCCAGGTGCGTCACGCACCGCTGCCGACCCGCGTCCGACGGATCGAGCGCGCGCCGGGCGGGCTGCCGCTGGCGGCGGCCCGCAACCTGGCGGCGCGCACCGCGCTGGAGCAGGGCAGCGACGTGTTGGTCTTCCTCGACGTCGACTGCATCCCCGGTCCGTCGCTGATCGGTCGCTACCGCGACGTCGTCGAGGCCGAGACGGCGCAGCAGCCGGTGGTGGTCGCCGGCGAGGTCGGCTATCTGCCGCCCACCACGTGGGGGTACCGGCCCGAGGAGCTGGCGCAGCTGGGTCGACCGCACCCCGCACGACCGGTGCTCACCGTCGACGAAGTGCGGGTGGCCGACGACCTCGATCTGTTCTGGTCGCTCTCGTTCGCGATGAGCGCGCGGTCGTGGCGCACCGTCGGCGGCTTCGACGAGCAGTACGTCGGCTATGGCGGCGAGGACACCGATTTCGCGATGCGGATCGGCGCAGCCGGCGGCTCGATGGTGTGGGCCGGTGGCGCGACCGCCTACCACCAACACCACCCGTCCGAGAATCCGCCGGTCGGTCACCTGCACGACATCGTGCGCAACGCCCACATCTTCCGGCGCAGTTGGGGCCGCTGGCCGATGGTGGGCTGGCTGGAGGAGTTCGCGCGGCGCGGCCTGGTGCGTTTCGACGGCGACACCCTCGAGGAGCTCCGGGTCACCCAGCCAGGCGCAGCGGCAACGGGCAACCGCGAGCCGTGA
- a CDS encoding glycosyltransferase, translating into MIGWYVHHHGGGHLRRLQAIRPHLRHHDVTVLSSLRRPDDWQGDWVHLPMDLGADADPTAHGALHWAPTGVPGYRERMRLIAAWVAQHDPALFMVDVSVEVTALVRLLGVRTATVVMPGDRSDRPHRTGYDLADLLIGPWPAGAHRLPAGPAERVVAVGAISMFDGGRRPPLEPVPGRVLVLNGLGDGPSLADIDKIRQRVGGEWIVRGGRGERSTDLWADLTSAEVVVTHAGQNAVADVAAARRPAVVVAAERPHEEQVATVRALRRAGLGVPLESWPDLDRWPDLLEQARRRGAEGWDRWNPGNGAQRAADAIEDAAR; encoded by the coding sequence ATGATCGGTTGGTACGTGCACCACCACGGGGGAGGGCACCTGCGCAGACTGCAGGCGATCCGCCCGCACCTGCGCCACCACGACGTAACCGTGCTGAGTTCGCTGCGCAGGCCCGACGACTGGCAGGGCGACTGGGTGCACCTGCCGATGGACCTCGGCGCCGACGCCGACCCCACGGCGCACGGCGCGCTGCACTGGGCGCCCACCGGTGTGCCCGGCTATCGGGAGCGCATGCGTCTGATCGCGGCATGGGTGGCGCAGCACGACCCCGCGTTGTTCATGGTCGACGTGTCGGTGGAGGTCACCGCGCTGGTGCGGCTGCTCGGGGTGCGCACCGCCACCGTGGTGATGCCCGGCGACCGTTCCGACCGGCCGCATCGCACCGGCTACGACCTGGCCGACCTGCTCATCGGACCCTGGCCGGCGGGAGCCCATCGGTTGCCGGCCGGACCGGCGGAGCGTGTCGTGGCGGTCGGTGCGATCAGCATGTTCGACGGGGGCCGGCGGCCGCCGCTGGAGCCCGTGCCCGGACGTGTGCTCGTGCTCAACGGCTTGGGCGACGGACCGAGCCTGGCGGACATCGACAAGATCCGGCAGCGCGTCGGCGGCGAGTGGATCGTGCGCGGCGGACGAGGTGAGCGCAGCACCGATCTGTGGGCCGACCTGACGTCGGCCGAGGTGGTGGTCACGCATGCCGGGCAGAACGCCGTGGCCGATGTCGCTGCAGCGCGCCGCCCCGCAGTGGTCGTCGCCGCCGAGCGGCCGCACGAGGAGCAGGTGGCGACGGTGCGTGCGCTACGCCGAGCCGGTCTCGGCGTGCCGTTGGAGTCGTGGCCCGACCTCGACCGCTGGCCGGATCTCCTCGAGCAGGCCCGGCGCCGCGGTGCCGAGGGCTGGGATCGGTGGAACCCCGGCAACGGGGCGCAGCGAGCCGCCGACGCCATCGAGGACGCCGCCCGATGA
- a CDS encoding glycosyltransferase has translation MTRVVLIANAREPIAEPFPGGLESMCWNLAKGLRRHGIEVELYAGPGSDPALDVHILPVREHVLSRAARGDVSMPPEDFVIEHFAYQDLMVSLRGRTDIDVVHNNSLHYLPLAMAPSIGTPMVTTLHTPPTPWLEPTIRHLSDPRARFVAVSRRTATVWREVVRSSTIYNGVDTERWAAGPGGNALVWFGRMVPEKAPHRAIEIARAAGRELVLAGPRSDRRYFDEHVRPHLGGSVSYAGHLSTYELSGLVGRSVACLVTSQWDEPFGLVVAEAMSCGTPVVVFDRGGMAEIVREGGGEVVADDDRAAAAAVDRVVGTDRATVREIAVRRFSIDRMVRDYVDVYTAMSGGGR, from the coding sequence ATGACACGAGTCGTGCTCATCGCCAACGCGCGGGAGCCGATCGCAGAACCGTTCCCCGGGGGCCTGGAATCGATGTGTTGGAACCTCGCCAAGGGGCTGCGCCGGCACGGGATCGAGGTCGAGTTGTACGCCGGTCCGGGGTCGGATCCCGCGCTGGACGTGCACATCCTGCCGGTGCGCGAGCACGTGCTGAGCCGGGCCGCCCGCGGCGACGTCTCGATGCCGCCCGAGGACTTCGTGATCGAGCACTTCGCCTACCAGGACCTCATGGTGTCGCTGCGCGGTCGCACCGACATCGACGTGGTGCACAACAACAGCCTTCACTACCTGCCGCTCGCGATGGCCCCCTCCATCGGGACGCCGATGGTGACCACGCTGCACACTCCGCCGACGCCCTGGCTCGAGCCGACGATCCGCCACCTGTCCGACCCACGGGCGAGGTTCGTCGCAGTGAGCCGGCGCACCGCCACGGTGTGGCGGGAGGTGGTGCGCTCGTCGACGATCTACAACGGGGTCGACACCGAGCGGTGGGCGGCAGGGCCCGGTGGCAACGCCCTGGTGTGGTTCGGACGCATGGTGCCGGAGAAGGCGCCGCACCGGGCCATCGAGATCGCCCGCGCCGCCGGACGCGAGCTCGTGCTGGCCGGTCCACGCAGCGACCGGCGCTACTTCGACGAGCATGTGCGACCGCACTTGGGAGGCTCGGTCAGTTACGCCGGCCACCTGTCGACGTACGAGTTGAGCGGGTTGGTCGGTCGATCGGTTGCCTGCCTGGTCACCTCCCAGTGGGACGAACCGTTCGGGCTGGTCGTGGCCGAAGCGATGTCGTGCGGCACCCCGGTCGTCGTGTTCGACCGCGGCGGCATGGCCGAGATCGTCCGCGAGGGCGGCGGCGAGGTCGTGGCCGACGACGACCGGGCGGCCGCTGCCGCCGTCGATCGGGTGGTCGGGACGGACCGGGCCACGGTGCGCGAGATCGCGGTGCGTAGGTTCTCGATCGACCGGATGGTGCGCGACTACGTCGACGTCTACACCGCGATGAGCGGCGGCGGCCGATGA
- a CDS encoding SDR family NAD(P)-dependent oxidoreductase — protein sequence MTGHPVAIVLGASRGLGMLCAGELACRGHEVALASRSRQRCDEARERLAQLGVPADHLHSYECDARDPDQVAALVEQVEVDLGPVEVGLHVAGIIQVGPWSQWERAQFEDAIDTMLWGPINFCLPLARRMAERGSGRLGVVSSVGGLVSAPHLLPYSTAKFGAFGFSQGLGAELAGTGVSVTSIAPGLMRIGSHRAAQFTGDRAAEYGWFAAGASAPLLAIDADRAARRVVGGLLAGRPFVTFTPLAQVGARVHGVAPGLTRRVLGAVSQLLPATSEENAGLEPGHRVEGELSAKRRAALQRITTLGRRAADRNLEPSVDGQQPGTSSGTGSR from the coding sequence GTGACCGGTCATCCGGTGGCGATCGTCCTCGGTGCCTCGCGCGGTCTCGGCATGTTGTGCGCCGGCGAACTCGCGTGCCGCGGGCACGAGGTGGCCCTGGCCTCCCGGTCACGGCAGCGGTGCGACGAGGCCCGCGAGCGCCTCGCGCAGCTCGGCGTGCCGGCCGACCACTTGCATTCCTACGAGTGCGATGCCCGCGATCCCGATCAGGTCGCGGCGCTCGTCGAGCAGGTCGAGGTCGATCTCGGGCCGGTGGAGGTCGGCCTGCACGTGGCCGGGATCATCCAGGTGGGCCCGTGGTCGCAGTGGGAGCGAGCGCAGTTCGAGGATGCGATCGACACCATGCTGTGGGGGCCGATCAACTTCTGCCTGCCCCTCGCGCGGCGGATGGCCGAACGCGGGTCGGGGCGACTGGGCGTCGTGTCGTCGGTCGGGGGTCTGGTGAGCGCTCCGCACCTGCTGCCCTACAGCACAGCGAAATTCGGAGCGTTCGGTTTCAGTCAGGGCCTCGGCGCGGAGCTTGCGGGCACCGGCGTGAGCGTCACCTCCATCGCCCCGGGACTGATGCGGATCGGTTCGCATCGTGCAGCTCAGTTCACCGGCGACCGCGCCGCCGAGTACGGCTGGTTCGCAGCCGGTGCCAGTGCGCCGTTGCTCGCCATCGACGCCGACCGGGCAGCGCGCAGGGTGGTCGGCGGACTGCTCGCCGGACGTCCGTTCGTCACCTTCACCCCGCTCGCCCAGGTGGGCGCTCGCGTGCACGGCGTGGCCCCGGGACTCACTCGCCGGGTGCTCGGCGCGGTGTCGCAGCTGCTTCCAGCCACGTCCGAGGAGAACGCCGGGTTGGAACCGGGTCATCGGGTGGAGGGCGAGCTGTCCGCGAAGCGCAGGGCCGCGCTCCAGCGGATCACGACGCTCGGACGTCGTGCGGCCGACCGCAACCTCGAGCCGTCCGTCGACGGTCAGCAGCCCGGGACGTCGTCCGGGACGGGGAGTCGATGA
- a CDS encoding zinc-dependent alcohol dehydrogenase, translating to MKALTWQGVEDVRVEEVPDPVLQEPTDAIVRVTSTAICGSDLHLYGVLAAYLTPGDVLGHEFMGVVEEVGSGVSRLKVGDRVVVPFTIACGHCWMCERGLFAQCETTQNKEHGTGASLFGYTSLYGQVPGGQAERVRVPHADFGPVKITSDHPDERFLYLSDILPTAWQGVKWAGVPEGGSLCVLGLGPVGQLAVRSARHMGIERVIAVDRVPERLATAQQWGAQVIDLDEVDDVADAVRDLTDGRGADGVLDAVGMEAHGAPVAELLVKAVARLPKALGRPAIEHFGIDRLAALHTAIDAARRGGTVSISGVYGGAVDPMPMLTMFDKGLTFRMGQCHVRQWTDELYDLVSQDEDVFGLESLATHHVPLVDAPQMYRTFRDKQDGCLKVVLKP from the coding sequence ATGAAGGCACTCACCTGGCAAGGGGTTGAGGACGTACGGGTCGAAGAGGTGCCCGACCCCGTGCTGCAGGAACCCACGGACGCGATCGTGCGCGTCACCTCCACCGCGATCTGCGGCTCCGACCTGCACCTGTACGGCGTGCTCGCCGCCTACCTGACTCCGGGTGACGTCCTGGGCCACGAGTTCATGGGCGTGGTCGAGGAGGTCGGGTCGGGCGTGAGCCGGCTGAAGGTCGGCGACCGGGTGGTGGTGCCGTTCACCATCGCCTGCGGCCATTGCTGGATGTGCGAGCGCGGTCTGTTCGCGCAGTGCGAGACGACCCAGAACAAGGAACACGGAACGGGCGCGAGCCTGTTCGGCTACACCAGCCTGTACGGGCAGGTGCCTGGCGGGCAGGCCGAGCGGGTGCGGGTGCCGCACGCCGACTTCGGCCCGGTGAAGATCACGTCCGACCACCCGGACGAGCGCTTCCTCTACCTGTCCGACATCCTGCCGACCGCCTGGCAGGGCGTGAAGTGGGCCGGTGTCCCCGAAGGCGGCAGCCTGTGCGTGCTCGGGCTCGGCCCGGTCGGGCAGCTCGCCGTGCGCTCGGCACGCCACATGGGCATCGAACGTGTCATCGCCGTCGACCGGGTGCCCGAGCGGCTCGCCACCGCGCAGCAGTGGGGCGCGCAGGTGATCGATCTCGACGAGGTCGACGACGTCGCGGACGCGGTGCGCGACCTCACCGACGGCCGTGGCGCCGACGGTGTGCTCGACGCGGTCGGCATGGAGGCGCACGGCGCGCCGGTGGCCGAGCTGCTCGTCAAGGCAGTGGCCCGCCTGCCCAAGGCCCTTGGCCGGCCGGCCATCGAGCATTTCGGCATCGATCGACTGGCTGCATTGCACACCGCCATCGACGCCGCGCGGCGCGGCGGCACGGTGTCGATCAGCGGCGTCTACGGCGGCGCCGTCGACCCGATGCCCATGCTCACCATGTTCGACAAGGGGCTCACCTTCCGGATGGGGCAGTGCCACGTGCGGCAGTGGACCGACGAGTTGTACGACCTGGTGTCCCAGGACGAGGACGTGTTCGGGTTGGAGTCGCTGGCGACCCATCACGTGCCGTTGGTCGACGCCCCGCAGATGTACCGCACCTTCCGCGACAAGCAGGACGGCTGCCTGAAGGTGGTTCTGAAGCCGTGA